A portion of the Candidatus Paceibacterota bacterium genome contains these proteins:
- a CDS encoding FliI/YscN family ATPase yields the protein MTRLFDEVSQAAFTAARPQRYGRVTQMVGMSIEVVGISAAIGDGLILLPGDDQIFAEVVALREDRVVCLALADTTGLRSGTRVLDMGGPLPIRVGPDLLGRILDGRGQPIDEGPGIVGTDVSVGGEPPHPLRRGMVAEQLPLGVRVLDGLIPCGKGQRLGIFAGSGVGKSSLMSMIARGTSADVSVVALIGERGREVAEFIERDLGPEGLARSVVVVATSDAPAVMRIRAAFTATRIAEWFRDQGNDVVLMMDSITRFAMAQREVGLAAGEPPATRGYPPSVFGLLPRLLERTGLGERGSITGLYTVLVEGDDMNEPIADTARSILDGHIQLSRTLAESNHYPAVDVLGSISRVASMVASDEQVRAGGIVRELLAAWRDAKDLIEIGAYVAGTNPVVDRAVALKSTIDAFCRQPMDEVTDLATARDALVAMVSTQEVQS from the coding sequence ATGACCAGGCTGTTTGACGAGGTGAGTCAGGCGGCTTTCACCGCTGCACGCCCGCAGCGCTATGGTCGAGTAACGCAGATGGTGGGTATGTCCATTGAAGTGGTTGGCATCTCCGCGGCCATTGGTGACGGTCTCATACTGTTGCCTGGCGACGATCAGATTTTCGCTGAGGTTGTCGCACTGCGCGAGGACCGCGTTGTGTGTCTGGCTCTCGCCGACACGACTGGTTTGCGGTCTGGAACGCGCGTGCTCGACATGGGTGGTCCCTTGCCAATACGCGTGGGTCCAGATTTGCTGGGTCGAATTCTTGACGGGAGAGGCCAGCCAATCGACGAGGGACCTGGGATCGTGGGAACCGATGTGTCGGTTGGGGGAGAGCCCCCGCACCCCTTGCGACGGGGGATGGTAGCCGAACAATTGCCACTTGGAGTGAGGGTTCTTGATGGCCTTATTCCCTGCGGGAAGGGTCAGCGCCTCGGGATTTTCGCCGGATCAGGTGTTGGTAAGTCGTCGTTGATGTCGATGATTGCTCGGGGTACTTCGGCTGATGTGTCCGTGGTGGCTCTGATCGGCGAACGGGGACGCGAGGTTGCTGAGTTCATCGAACGAGATCTCGGTCCCGAGGGGCTAGCGCGATCGGTAGTGGTGGTTGCGACTTCCGACGCCCCAGCGGTAATGCGCATCCGAGCTGCCTTCACGGCAACTCGGATCGCCGAGTGGTTCCGAGACCAGGGCAACGACGTGGTGCTGATGATGGACTCCATCACGCGTTTCGCCATGGCCCAACGGGAAGTAGGCCTTGCAGCAGGGGAGCCGCCGGCGACACGGGGGTATCCGCCTAGCGTTTTCGGACTGCTGCCGCGTCTGCTCGAACGCACCGGTCTTGGCGAGCGAGGGTCGATCACTGGTCTTTACACAGTGTTGGTCGAGGGCGATGACATGAATGAGCCGATCGCCGATACCGCCCGTTCTATTCTTGACGGCCACATCCAACTATCGAGGACTCTGGCAGAATCGAACCATTATCCGGCAGTGGATGTGTTGGGTTCGATCTCGCGAGTGGCTTCGATGGTGGCTTCGGATGAACAGGTGCGGGCTGGGGGCATCGTCCGCGAGTTGCTGGCAGCCTGGCGCGATGCCAAGGATTTGATCGAGATCGGCGCTTACGTTGCCGGGACAAACCCAGTGGTCGACCGGGCGGTGGCCCTGAAGTCCACTATCGACGCCTTCTGCAGGCAACCAATGGATGAAGTGACCGATTTGGCTACTGCACGGGACGCCCTGGTTGCGATGGTCTCGACGCAGGAGGTCCAATCGTGA
- a CDS encoding FliH/SctL family protein — protein MSTFKRADLLGSRELRRLAHLPAVPTTYANRDTEAGLMEVRQVQALRQGYEDGYAEGMARALADADRIKVEESRRVETAMAALAQAITDVGEGDLRLRTEIQRTAPRLAFALLEQLLARELELTVNPGREAIIRALAFDEGTLPATVRMNPADVNKLGEISDLDLGRKILLVSDPAVVAGGVLVEIGNTTLDGQLNTALERVRKVLFGSSKSEVGYDQAV, from the coding sequence ATGAGCACCTTCAAACGCGCGGATCTTCTGGGGTCGCGAGAGTTACGGCGATTAGCTCATTTGCCTGCAGTGCCGACCACCTACGCGAACCGTGATACTGAGGCAGGTTTGATGGAGGTACGTCAGGTCCAGGCTCTGCGCCAAGGCTATGAGGACGGATATGCCGAGGGAATGGCCAGAGCGCTCGCTGACGCCGACCGGATCAAGGTCGAGGAATCTCGACGGGTTGAGACTGCCATGGCGGCACTCGCTCAGGCCATCACCGATGTGGGCGAGGGGGACCTACGTTTGCGGACTGAAATTCAAAGGACAGCTCCCAGACTTGCCTTCGCCCTGCTGGAGCAGCTCTTAGCTCGTGAATTGGAGTTGACGGTCAACCCCGGGCGCGAGGCCATTATCCGGGCTCTCGCCTTCGACGAGGGGACCCTGCCGGCGACGGTCCGGATGAACCCCGCGGATGTTAACAAACTGGGTGAGATCTCCGACCTCGATCTTGGTCGAAAGATCCTCCTGGTATCCGACCCTGCCGTCGTAGCCGGCGGAGTGTTGGTGGAGATTGGCAATACCACTCTTGACGGGCAGTTGAATACCGCCCTCGAACGGGTGAGGAAAGTCCTTTTCGGATCGTCGAAGTCGGAGGTGGGCTATGACCAGGCTGTTTGA